The proteins below are encoded in one region of Bifidobacterium catenulatum DSM 16992 = JCM 1194 = LMG 11043:
- a CDS encoding DUF4418 family protein, whose translation MNKKLYAGISQILLGALVAIAPQTFAHVCAVKETPMACHYTAQAALGIGIVIAVLGVAGLFVSNQTRAGLDIANAVLGVLTITVPTVLIGVCKGAMMHCHMVTLPTLVVLGVLLAVLASIAAYLDLKPAKHA comes from the coding sequence ATGAATAAGAAACTGTATGCCGGTATTTCGCAGATTCTGCTTGGCGCTTTGGTGGCCATCGCACCGCAGACCTTCGCTCACGTGTGCGCGGTCAAAGAAACGCCGATGGCATGCCATTACACGGCTCAGGCTGCGCTCGGCATCGGCATTGTGATTGCGGTGCTTGGCGTCGCAGGGCTGTTCGTTTCCAATCAGACCCGTGCCGGTCTTGACATTGCCAATGCCGTGCTTGGCGTGCTGACCATCACTGTGCCAACCGTGCTTATCGGCGTGTGCAAGGGTGCCATGATGCACTGCCATATGGTCACCTTGCCGACGCTGGTCGTGCTTGGCGTGCTGCTGGCCGTGCTCGCGTCAATCGCTGCGTATCTTGATCTCAAGCCGGCAAAGCACGCCTGA
- a CDS encoding DUF948 domain-containing protein translates to MGVGEIAGLIAAIAFAILAGFMIYPLIRLGKLFDQIAETVKDTGDHAIPALDESVITVQQVNKSLEDVNKISAAASTTANNVGALTDLYGSFLGKPVIKVASAAYALKTTAQSFMNKKNVNSAASNKGE, encoded by the coding sequence ATGGGTGTTGGAGAAATAGCCGGTCTGATTGCAGCAATCGCTTTTGCGATTCTTGCTGGTTTCATGATCTACCCGTTGATTCGTCTCGGTAAGCTGTTCGACCAGATCGCCGAAACCGTCAAAGATACGGGGGATCATGCGATTCCCGCGCTTGACGAAAGTGTGATCACCGTCCAGCAGGTCAACAAATCGTTGGAAGACGTCAACAAGATCTCTGCAGCGGCTTCCACCACGGCCAATAATGTCGGTGCGCTGACCGATCTGTATGGATCGTTCCTCGGCAAGCCGGTCATCAAGGTCGCTTCCGCGGCATATGCCCTGAAAACCACTGCGCAGTCCTTCATGAACAAGAAGAATGTCAACAGCGCAGCAAGCAACAAGGGGGAGTGA
- the alaS gene encoding alanine--tRNA ligase, translating to MRTSEIAKRYLDYFEKHGHLIVPSASLISPNPTTLFTIAGMVPFIPYLMGEQTPPKSRMASNQKCVRTLDIDEVGKTTRHGTFFQMLGNFSFGDYFKEEAIHYAYELLTTPQDKGGYGFDPEKLWMTTFTDDEEARSMWKNEGVDPEHIQIMGMEDNFWTTGGPGPGGPCSEIYVDRGPEYGVEGGPIADENRYIEIWDLVFENYEVDNVKSKTDLHIVGELENKNIDTGAGLERLAYLMQGKQNIYETDEVFPVIEAAQKLSGRTYGDDEAMDVRFRIVADHVRSALMIMSDGVRPSNNGRGYVLRRLLRRTVKAMRELGVTGPVMPTLLPTSKAAMEPSYPELNNTFHDVSEAAYGEEDAFRRTLESGTEIFDLAVAKAKESGSDAVSGEDAFKLHDTYGFPIEITLEMAADQGVKVDEAKFRELMAEQKSRARADALKKRHNVDLSVYDDFKKTLVQPIDFLGYTDMSARAKVLGIMQEGKGSVPAVTGPANIEVILDRTPFYAQAGGQLADQGEILSDDGAVLEVDDVQKPIKDLIVHQCRLTEGTLVVGAEVNANIDLDRRGAIARAHTATHMVHKALREELGPQATQRGSEDAPNRLRFDFQWSSAPSKDAMNSVEARVNEKLRENLAVTTQEMKFDDAIALGAMHLFGEKYGDVVRVVSIGEDGWSRELCGGTHIDHVGKIGAINIMSEASIGSGVRRVDAVVGESAYEFNAREHALVSQLSDMVNARPDELADRVNALLAKLKESDRRLAAMYESQLSASVPVLVAETKASQAPVKVAAKNVEHFGSFDALRKTVLDVRGQLGEENPVVVALSGVNEEGKPMVAVATNEAARKQGIKAGDLVRGASKILGGGGGGKPDFAQGGGVDATKIDEALEALVHQAMKG from the coding sequence ATGCGCACTTCTGAAATCGCGAAGCGCTATCTTGATTATTTCGAAAAGCACGGCCATCTTATCGTGCCTTCGGCATCGCTGATCTCTCCGAACCCGACCACCCTGTTCACTATCGCAGGCATGGTCCCGTTCATTCCTTACCTCATGGGCGAGCAGACTCCGCCGAAGAGCCGCATGGCATCCAATCAGAAGTGCGTGCGTACTTTGGATATCGACGAGGTCGGCAAAACCACCCGTCACGGTACTTTTTTCCAGATGCTGGGCAATTTCTCCTTTGGTGATTACTTCAAAGAAGAAGCCATCCATTATGCGTATGAGCTGCTGACCACCCCGCAAGACAAGGGCGGCTACGGCTTCGATCCGGAGAAACTGTGGATGACCACCTTCACCGACGATGAGGAAGCCCGTTCGATGTGGAAGAACGAGGGTGTTGACCCCGAACACATCCAGATCATGGGCATGGAAGACAACTTCTGGACGACCGGTGGTCCTGGCCCTGGCGGCCCGTGCTCCGAAATCTACGTGGACCGTGGACCGGAATATGGCGTGGAAGGCGGCCCGATCGCCGACGAGAACCGCTACATTGAAATTTGGGATCTCGTGTTCGAAAACTACGAGGTCGATAATGTCAAGTCCAAGACCGACCTGCACATCGTGGGCGAACTTGAGAACAAGAACATCGACACCGGCGCTGGTCTGGAACGCCTTGCCTATCTGATGCAAGGCAAGCAGAACATTTATGAGACCGACGAGGTTTTCCCGGTCATCGAAGCAGCTCAGAAGCTGTCTGGCCGTACGTATGGCGATGACGAAGCCATGGACGTGCGCTTCCGCATTGTGGCCGACCATGTGCGCTCCGCCTTGATGATCATGTCTGACGGTGTGCGCCCATCCAACAACGGTCGTGGCTATGTGCTGCGCCGACTGCTGCGTCGTACCGTCAAGGCCATGCGCGAACTTGGTGTGACCGGTCCGGTCATGCCGACCCTGCTGCCGACTTCCAAAGCGGCTATGGAGCCGAGCTATCCGGAACTCAATAACACTTTCCATGATGTGTCCGAGGCAGCCTACGGCGAGGAAGATGCGTTCCGCCGCACGTTGGAATCCGGTACCGAAATCTTTGATCTCGCTGTGGCAAAGGCCAAGGAATCCGGATCCGACGCCGTTTCCGGCGAAGATGCGTTCAAGCTGCACGACACCTATGGCTTCCCAATCGAGATTACCCTCGAAATGGCCGCAGATCAGGGCGTCAAGGTAGATGAGGCCAAGTTCCGTGAGCTTATGGCCGAACAGAAGAGCCGCGCACGTGCCGATGCACTTAAGAAGCGCCACAACGTGGATCTTTCCGTCTACGACGATTTCAAGAAGACGCTGGTTCAGCCCATCGACTTCCTTGGTTACACCGACATGTCCGCGCGTGCCAAGGTGCTGGGCATCATGCAGGAAGGCAAGGGCTCCGTTCCCGCAGTCACCGGTCCGGCCAATATCGAAGTCATTCTCGACCGTACCCCGTTCTACGCGCAGGCCGGTGGTCAGCTCGCCGATCAAGGTGAGATTCTCTCCGACGATGGCGCCGTGCTTGAGGTCGACGATGTGCAGAAGCCGATCAAGGATCTCATCGTGCACCAGTGCCGTCTGACCGAAGGCACGCTGGTTGTCGGTGCCGAGGTCAACGCCAACATCGATCTTGATCGCCGTGGTGCCATCGCTCGCGCGCACACCGCTACCCACATGGTGCACAAGGCGCTGCGCGAGGAGCTTGGTCCTCAGGCCACCCAGCGCGGTTCCGAAGATGCACCGAACCGTCTGCGTTTCGACTTCCAGTGGTCCAGCGCTCCGAGCAAGGATGCGATGAACTCCGTGGAAGCCCGTGTCAACGAGAAGCTGCGCGAAAACCTCGCCGTCACCACTCAGGAAATGAAGTTCGATGATGCCATCGCCCTGGGTGCCATGCACCTGTTTGGAGAGAAGTACGGCGACGTCGTGCGTGTGGTTTCCATTGGTGAAGACGGCTGGAGCCGTGAGCTTTGCGGCGGTACCCACATCGATCATGTAGGTAAGATCGGCGCGATCAACATCATGTCCGAAGCTTCCATTGGCTCCGGAGTGCGCCGTGTCGATGCGGTCGTGGGCGAAAGCGCTTACGAGTTCAACGCTCGCGAGCATGCGTTGGTGTCCCAGCTTTCCGACATGGTCAATGCCCGTCCGGATGAGCTGGCCGATCGCGTGAACGCGTTGCTTGCCAAGCTCAAGGAATCCGATCGCCGTCTTGCGGCTATGTATGAATCCCAGCTTTCAGCTTCCGTTCCGGTTCTGGTTGCTGAGACCAAGGCTTCTCAAGCTCCGGTCAAGGTGGCTGCGAAGAACGTCGAACATTTCGGTTCCTTCGACGCACTGCGCAAGACCGTACTTGACGTCCGTGGCCAGCTCGGTGAGGAAAATCCGGTCGTGGTGGCCCTTTCTGGCGTGAATGAGGAAGGCAAGCCCATGGTTGCCGTGGCCACCAATGAAGCCGCACGCAAGCAGGGTATCAAGGCGGGAGATCTCGTTCGAGGCGCATCCAAGATCCTCGGCGGCGGTGGCGGCGGCAAGCCGGACTTCGCTCAGGGTGGCGGCGTGGACGCCACCAAGATTGACGAGGCTCTCGAGGCGTTGGTCCATCAGGCCATGAAGGGCTGA
- a CDS encoding ABC transporter ATP-binding protein, producing MMAENTVLEVKELTREFTRRGKSFAAVDHVDFTLNQGEFVAIVGRSGNGKSTLLNLITGLLKPTSGSIDLDGNDVTRLNDRQMSIVRNRTIGFITQSQTLLQNLTALDNVILPSVLQNGKTEQCDTQVLADSHDLKATEENASDSPSEQTVDNGLPDVIAAVPAVKAQNNLVQDHAVERAHSLLRRLQVDDLAECYPKELSGGEMRRVSIARALMNGPKLLIADEPTGDLDAESTAIVMRLLQEATKDGTAVLMVTHDPDALAYVDRTYRMDRGVLSEA from the coding sequence ATGATGGCGGAAAACACGGTTCTCGAAGTAAAAGAGCTCACTCGCGAGTTCACACGTCGTGGCAAATCGTTCGCGGCTGTGGATCATGTCGATTTCACCTTGAATCAAGGCGAGTTCGTGGCGATCGTTGGACGTTCCGGCAATGGTAAAAGCACGTTGCTGAATCTTATAACCGGTCTGCTCAAACCCACGTCCGGATCCATCGATTTGGACGGTAACGACGTGACGCGGCTGAATGACAGGCAAATGTCGATCGTGCGCAATCGCACCATCGGTTTCATCACACAAAGCCAGACGTTGTTGCAGAATCTTACGGCGCTTGACAATGTGATTCTTCCTTCCGTTCTGCAGAACGGCAAAACAGAGCAGTGCGATACCCAGGTACTTGCGGATTCGCACGATTTGAAAGCGACGGAAGAGAACGCTTCTGATTCGCCTTCCGAACAGACGGTCGATAACGGACTTCCGGATGTCATTGCGGCGGTTCCGGCGGTAAAAGCGCAAAACAATCTCGTTCAGGATCATGCCGTGGAACGTGCGCACTCGTTGTTGCGCCGACTGCAGGTCGATGACTTGGCGGAATGCTATCCGAAAGAACTTTCCGGTGGTGAGATGAGACGTGTCAGCATAGCGCGAGCTTTGATGAACGGTCCGAAACTACTGATTGCCGATGAGCCCACCGGCGATTTGGATGCCGAAAGCACCGCCATCGTTATGAGGCTACTGCAGGAAGCCACCAAAGACGGCACGGCCGTACTCATGGTCACCCATGATCCGGATGCGCTCGCATATGTGGATCGAACTTACCGCATGGACAGGGGCGTACTGTCTGAGGCATAG
- a CDS encoding histidine phosphatase family protein has product MLLHLHLVRHGQTFFNRYNRLQGWSNSPLTESGIADADKAANKLKDFDFAAAYCSDTTRAQMTAQRILDANEASGHVRPQLMSDMHFREQFYGYFEGQDMGVAWTAAGGPHGAKNYNDIVEKYGLGATRDFLKEADPFHDAESDAEYWVRVEAGFALIASNPMLKDGDDVLQISHGNTLLSLMHRFAPEGYDLSERPANGSVTVLDFDTTKPIEEAVSVISYNQ; this is encoded by the coding sequence ATGTTGCTTCATCTTCATCTCGTCCGACACGGGCAGACGTTTTTCAACCGATATAACAGATTGCAGGGCTGGTCGAATTCTCCATTGACGGAATCCGGCATCGCCGACGCAGACAAAGCCGCAAACAAATTGAAGGATTTCGATTTTGCCGCGGCATATTGCTCCGACACCACGCGTGCGCAGATGACCGCCCAGCGTATTCTCGATGCGAACGAGGCGTCCGGGCATGTTCGCCCTCAATTGATGAGCGACATGCATTTCCGTGAACAGTTCTACGGCTATTTCGAAGGCCAGGATATGGGTGTGGCATGGACCGCCGCTGGAGGCCCCCACGGTGCGAAGAACTACAATGACATCGTTGAAAAGTACGGCCTTGGTGCGACGCGTGACTTCCTCAAAGAGGCCGATCCGTTCCACGACGCCGAATCCGATGCCGAGTATTGGGTGAGGGTCGAGGCCGGTTTTGCTTTGATCGCGTCCAATCCCATGCTGAAAGATGGCGATGATGTGCTGCAGATTTCCCACGGCAACACGCTGCTGAGCCTTATGCACCGTTTTGCTCCGGAAGGATACGATTTGAGTGAACGTCCGGCCAATGGGTCTGTGACCGTTCTTGACTTCGATACGACGAAACCCATCGAAGAGGCGGTAAGCGTCATTTCATACAACCAGTGA
- a CDS encoding phage holin family protein has protein sequence MGHFISRWLILTVAAGVMVAFLPGMHAIGEPPVLGVAAFALFMALINASIKPIIHIIALPLSIISFGLVALVINWLFMQLASWLALSFFSVGVTIDGFVWSVLGSLVMTIVSGIVGGIIGD, from the coding sequence ATGGGTCATTTTATTTCTCGTTGGCTAATTCTTACCGTCGCGGCGGGCGTTATGGTCGCGTTTCTCCCCGGCATGCATGCCATCGGAGAGCCTCCTGTGCTTGGCGTTGCTGCGTTCGCGTTGTTCATGGCGCTGATCAACGCTTCCATCAAGCCGATCATCCACATCATCGCATTGCCGTTGTCGATTATTTCGTTCGGATTGGTCGCATTGGTGATTAACTGGCTGTTCATGCAGCTCGCATCATGGTTGGCGCTGTCGTTTTTCTCTGTGGGCGTCACTATTGACGGATTCGTATGGTCTGTGCTCGGCTCTCTTGTCATGACGATTGTCAGTGGCATTGTAGGAGGCATCATAGGTGACTAG
- a CDS encoding ABC transporter permease, protein MANHITLAGLPLVNLKRKPFRTAALTIVVTMLTMAFYGGSLLSMNLEAGLNSMQERMGADLMVTPQNTKNEAEALLTNGSASTFYFTNDITGEVAKADGIDEITEQAYISSLAAACCDEKVQIIGFNPDTDFVITPWIASQFDGTLQRGQIVAGASINVSGNNTVKLYGHEFPVAAQLANTGTSLDNSVFVNMQTVPDVVGYSAKVGHAAIPEEYADKAVSAVLIKVKDGYSAQQVAANITKTTGIKSLGYVYPGGITATTKSNLNVIIRYVTIFVAVFWIMGLIVLLAVFSSAMNERKREFAAYRILGANRSTLVGIIVKESAMIGASGGVVGIAVASLAIFPFSTLIGQQLQLPYLQANIWNVLALIAVSFVLAVLTGLLASVATAVKLSAPETYLTLREGE, encoded by the coding sequence ATGGCGAATCACATCACCCTCGCCGGTTTGCCGCTGGTCAACCTCAAGCGCAAACCGTTTCGTACTGCAGCGCTTACCATCGTCGTCACTATGCTTACTATGGCCTTTTATGGAGGCTCGCTGCTGTCCATGAATCTTGAAGCTGGCTTGAACAGCATGCAGGAACGTATGGGCGCCGATCTTATGGTCACGCCGCAAAACACCAAAAACGAGGCCGAGGCGTTGCTGACCAATGGATCAGCAAGCACGTTCTACTTCACCAACGACATCACCGGTGAAGTAGCGAAAGCCGACGGCATCGACGAAATCACGGAACAAGCATATATCTCATCGCTGGCCGCCGCATGCTGCGACGAAAAAGTGCAGATCATCGGATTCAATCCCGATACCGACTTCGTAATCACCCCTTGGATCGCATCGCAGTTCGACGGCACGCTCCAGCGCGGTCAGATTGTTGCCGGAGCCAGCATCAACGTGTCGGGCAATAACACGGTCAAACTGTACGGACATGAATTCCCGGTGGCGGCGCAACTTGCCAACACGGGTACGTCACTCGACAATTCTGTATTCGTGAACATGCAGACCGTTCCCGACGTGGTCGGCTATTCCGCCAAGGTGGGTCATGCCGCCATTCCGGAAGAATATGCCGACAAAGCCGTTTCAGCAGTGCTCATCAAGGTCAAAGATGGTTATTCCGCTCAGCAGGTCGCTGCGAACATCACCAAAACGACCGGAATCAAAAGCCTTGGATACGTGTATCCAGGCGGTATTACGGCTACCACGAAATCCAATCTGAACGTGATTATTCGCTACGTGACCATTTTCGTCGCGGTGTTCTGGATTATGGGCCTGATCGTGCTGCTTGCGGTGTTTTCGTCCGCCATGAACGAACGTAAGCGTGAATTCGCCGCGTATCGTATTCTTGGGGCCAATCGTTCCACTTTGGTTGGCATCATCGTGAAGGAATCAGCCATGATTGGAGCTTCGGGCGGAGTTGTTGGCATTGCGGTCGCATCTCTTGCGATTTTCCCGTTCAGTACGCTTATCGGACAGCAGCTGCAGTTGCCGTATCTGCAAGCCAACATATGGAATGTGTTGGCATTGATCGCAGTGAGTTTCGTGCTCGCAGTGCTTACCGGACTACTTGCCTCCGTGGCGACGGCGGTGAAACTCTCCGCTCCCGAAACCTATCTGACTTTGAGAGAAGGTGAATGA
- a CDS encoding UvrD-helicase domain-containing protein yields the protein MGPSLCDPQSLIKDLNPQQMEAVKYYGQALLIGAGAGSGKTRVLTRRIAWLLAHGFWASSILAITFTNKAAAEMRERLAALVGPEAEHMWISTFHSACVRILRRDGKEIGLTSGFSIYDTADCERLVKLISGDLNIDTKRYTPRMLLGKISDCKNSLTSWQDQLKSVNCDYKPGQRGYQVSAGDVDELVAVVYAEYQHRLAMANAVDFDDLIMRTVELFQRCPQVSEYYRHKFRYVFVDEYQDTNHAQYVLVRELSGIDSGEQPDPQMRGAGRVGPSWITVVGDSDQSIYAFRGADIRNIQDFEQDFPNAKTIMLEQNYRSTQTILDAANAVIARNENRKPKKLWTALGEGDKIVGYAADNAQQEAGWIANEIARIHEEEGIAYRDIAIMYRANAQSRSLEEAMINANLPYQLVGGTKFYERKEIKDALAYLQAIVNPADNVNVRRILNVPKRGLGVRAEGLIASYADAHDTTFFGAIEHMEQIEGMSARTTKPLGVFRDMMHGLADFAKDHDTKPSEVVAEVLSKSGILEELQRSEDPQDASRVDNLSQLQSVAAEFEQNTPDATLAGFLETTALVADSDQLPGENEDSGKVTMMTLHTAKGLEYPYVFLTGMEQGTFPHQRAMEDTSELAEERRLAYVGITRAKRRLYVTRAAVRAQWGQANDMMHSQFLDEIPDELIDWKRREAGVERMRASWRNDDDEFGGWDDDDDFGSVPFGGSSYGKSSYGGSSYGSGTYGSRSSYGSSSYGSGRAQYGGSSARGASSLYGSSSQRSYVGAGSSSSYGSLYGSYGSGKSSGKSGKVTTRRVKPKSKPVDLTKSSQASQTDNRSGLSISDVHVGDRLTHDHFGMGTVIEIQDKGANSVITVDFGNGEVKRLLLRMAPIEML from the coding sequence ATGGGGCCAAGTCTGTGCGATCCGCAAAGTCTGATCAAGGACCTCAATCCGCAACAGATGGAAGCGGTGAAGTACTACGGTCAGGCCCTGCTTATCGGAGCAGGCGCCGGATCCGGTAAGACCCGCGTGCTCACCAGACGCATCGCATGGCTGCTGGCACACGGTTTTTGGGCGAGCAGCATTCTCGCCATCACCTTCACGAACAAGGCCGCAGCGGAAATGCGTGAACGTCTTGCTGCCCTCGTAGGGCCTGAAGCCGAACATATGTGGATCTCCACCTTCCATTCCGCGTGCGTGCGTATCCTCCGACGAGACGGCAAGGAAATCGGCCTTACCTCAGGATTCTCCATTTATGACACGGCTGATTGCGAACGTTTGGTCAAGCTCATCAGCGGCGATTTGAACATCGATACGAAGCGGTATACGCCGCGCATGCTGCTCGGCAAAATCTCCGACTGCAAGAATTCATTGACTTCATGGCAGGACCAGTTGAAAAGCGTGAACTGCGACTACAAGCCAGGCCAGCGCGGATATCAGGTTTCAGCCGGCGACGTCGATGAGCTGGTCGCCGTGGTGTATGCGGAGTACCAGCACCGTCTGGCCATGGCGAACGCCGTGGATTTTGACGACCTGATCATGCGCACCGTCGAATTGTTCCAGCGTTGCCCACAGGTGAGCGAATACTACCGGCACAAGTTCCGTTATGTTTTCGTGGACGAGTATCAGGACACCAATCATGCGCAATATGTGCTCGTACGTGAGCTTTCCGGCATTGATTCAGGAGAACAGCCCGATCCGCAGATGCGAGGAGCGGGCCGTGTCGGACCGTCTTGGATTACGGTGGTAGGTGATTCCGACCAGTCGATTTATGCGTTCCGAGGCGCGGATATTCGTAACATTCAGGATTTTGAGCAGGATTTCCCTAATGCGAAAACCATCATGCTCGAGCAGAATTATCGTTCGACGCAGACCATTCTCGACGCAGCCAATGCGGTGATTGCAAGAAATGAAAATCGCAAGCCGAAAAAATTGTGGACAGCACTTGGCGAAGGCGACAAAATCGTCGGATACGCGGCCGACAACGCACAACAGGAAGCAGGGTGGATAGCCAACGAAATCGCGCGAATCCACGAAGAGGAAGGCATCGCATACCGCGACATCGCCATCATGTACCGTGCCAACGCGCAATCACGTTCGCTTGAAGAGGCCATGATCAACGCCAATCTTCCATATCAGCTGGTCGGTGGCACCAAATTCTACGAGCGCAAGGAAATCAAGGATGCGCTCGCATATCTGCAGGCCATCGTGAATCCCGCGGACAATGTGAACGTCCGCCGCATCCTCAACGTGCCGAAGCGTGGATTGGGCGTTCGTGCCGAAGGCCTCATTGCCTCGTATGCGGATGCTCACGACACTACGTTTTTTGGTGCGATTGAACATATGGAGCAGATTGAAGGCATGTCCGCGCGTACGACGAAGCCGTTGGGCGTATTCCGCGACATGATGCATGGGCTTGCGGATTTCGCGAAGGACCATGATACGAAACCATCCGAAGTGGTTGCCGAAGTGCTCTCCAAGAGTGGGATTTTGGAGGAGTTGCAGCGCTCCGAGGACCCGCAGGACGCTTCCCGCGTCGACAATCTTTCCCAACTGCAGTCGGTGGCTGCGGAATTCGAGCAGAACACGCCTGATGCCACATTGGCGGGATTCTTGGAAACCACGGCTTTGGTGGCCGATTCCGACCAGTTGCCGGGGGAGAACGAGGACTCCGGCAAAGTAACGATGATGACCCTGCATACGGCTAAGGGTCTGGAATATCCATACGTATTCCTGACCGGCATGGAGCAGGGAACATTCCCGCACCAGCGGGCCATGGAGGATACCAGTGAGCTTGCCGAGGAGCGTCGCCTTGCCTATGTGGGCATCACCCGCGCGAAGCGTCGCCTGTATGTGACGCGTGCGGCCGTGCGCGCGCAATGGGGGCAAGCCAACGATATGATGCACAGCCAGTTCCTTGACGAGATTCCCGACGAGCTGATCGATTGGAAAAGACGTGAGGCCGGAGTCGAACGCATGCGTGCCAGCTGGCGGAATGATGACGACGAGTTCGGCGGCTGGGATGATGACGACGATTTCGGATCAGTGCCGTTCGGTGGCTCCTCATATGGAAAGTCGAGTTATGGTGGTTCCTCATATGGTTCCGGTACGTATGGATCGCGGTCCTCGTACGGGTCGTCCTCGTATGGGTCGGGTCGCGCGCAATACGGTGGTTCGTCCGCGCGCGGCGCATCATCCTTGTACGGCTCCAGCTCGCAACGTTCGTATGTAGGAGCGGGATCGAGCTCCTCATATGGTTCTTTATACGGTTCGTACGGCTCCGGCAAGTCCAGCGGAAAATCCGGCAAGGTCACTACTAGACGAGTCAAGCCGAAAAGCAAACCTGTGGACCTGACCAAATCCTCGCAGGCAAGCCAAACCGACAATCGGAGCGGCTTGAGCATCTCGGACGTGCATGTCGGAGACAGGCTCACGCATGACCATTTCGGCATGGGCACGGTCATCGAAATACAGGACAAAGGCGCGAATTCGGTCATTACCGTTGATTTCGGCAATGGTGAGGTCAAACGTCTGCTGCTGCGTATGGCACCCATCGAAATGCTGTGA
- the ruvX gene encoding Holliday junction resolvase RuvX: MVWLGIDLGDARVGLALSDPGITLAYPAGNIQVYGDSFRALDEVVDVIEDELVDHVIVGLPLLLSGEEGKSAKKARRWTVNLERRLRAAVEDDEYSLTQVPTIELVDERLTTVTAHHQLFDAQIGGHEHRPMVDQQSAVVILQTAIDRRKR, from the coding sequence ATGGTTTGGCTTGGCATTGATTTGGGTGATGCCAGAGTCGGACTCGCATTGTCTGACCCCGGCATCACCCTCGCATACCCCGCGGGCAACATCCAAGTCTACGGGGATTCATTTCGCGCATTGGATGAGGTCGTCGACGTCATCGAAGACGAATTAGTCGATCATGTGATAGTCGGGTTGCCGTTGTTGTTAAGCGGAGAAGAAGGCAAAAGCGCGAAGAAGGCACGGCGGTGGACTGTTAATCTTGAGAGAAGACTGCGTGCCGCGGTGGAGGATGACGAATACTCGTTGACGCAAGTCCCAACCATCGAATTGGTTGACGAGCGACTGACCACGGTGACTGCGCATCATCAGCTGTTCGATGCGCAAATCGGTGGACATGAGCATCGTCCGATGGTCGATCAGCAGTCGGCGGTGGTGATACTGCAGACAGCAATCGACAGAAGAAAGAGATAA
- the rpsD gene encoding 30S ribosomal protein S4 encodes MTNVQRSRRQVRLSRALGIALTPKAQRIFEKRPYAPGEHGRTRRRTESDYAVRLREKQRLRAQYGISEKQLRAAYEKGTHTAGQTGNAMLTDLETRLDALVLRAGFARTTAQARQFVVHRHILVDGNVVDRPSYRVKPGQTIQVKAKSQTMVPFQAAAEGVHRDVLPAVPGYLDVNLPSLKATLTRKPEAEEIPVQVNIQYVVEFYAR; translated from the coding sequence ATGACGAACGTTCAGCGTTCTCGCCGCCAGGTGCGTCTTTCCCGCGCCCTCGGCATCGCACTGACCCCTAAGGCTCAGCGCATTTTCGAAAAGCGTCCGTATGCTCCGGGCGAGCACGGCCGCACCCGCCGTCGCACTGAGTCCGATTACGCAGTGCGTCTGCGCGAAAAGCAGCGTCTTCGCGCTCAGTATGGCATCTCCGAGAAGCAGCTTCGCGCCGCTTACGAGAAGGGTACCCACACCGCCGGTCAGACCGGTAACGCCATGCTGACCGACCTTGAGACCCGTCTTGACGCTCTGGTTCTGCGTGCAGGCTTCGCCCGCACCACCGCCCAGGCCCGTCAGTTCGTGGTCCACCGCCACATCCTCGTTGACGGCAACGTCGTCGACCGCCCGTCTTACCGTGTCAAGCCTGGCCAGACCATTCAGGTCAAGGCCAAGAGCCAGACCATGGTTCCGTTCCAGGCCGCTGCCGAAGGCGTGCACCGCGATGTGCTGCCGGCAGTCCCGGGCTACTTGGATGTCAACCTGCCTTCTTTGAAGGCCACCCTGACTCGCAAGCCTGAAGCCGAGGAGATCCCGGTGCAGGTCAACATCCAGTACGTGGTCGAATTCTACGCCCGCTGA